In Naumovozyma castellii chromosome 1, complete genome, one DNA window encodes the following:
- the SNF7 gene encoding ESCRT-III subunit protein SNF7 (ancestral locus Anc_2.422) produces the protein MWSYFFGGNDKNSFNNSSSKSKELPKKAIIELREHINLLTKKQSFLETQILNQSNDARAFLNKGNKIQAKNSLKKRKIYENQKEKIDSQIESLEQQLFSIESANLNLETMKAMKQGAMAMKTIHKGINIDKVDETMDEIRDQVELSEEISEAVSRPVMTSMNDIDEDELDEELDMLAQESNLNESLNVKEPIPQQQQKNKVELPNVPNNKIEEPPKEQEEEEEDEDERALRELQAEMGL, from the coding sequence ATGTGGTCCTACTTCTTCGGTGGTAACGACAAGAACTCCTTTAATAACTCCTCCTCCAAGAGCAAAGAGTTACCGAAAAAAGCTATAATAGAACTCAGGGAACATATCAATCTCTTAACAAAGAAACAGTCCTTCCTAGAGACACAAATATTAAACCAATCTAATGATGCTCGTGCCTTTTTGAACAAGGGCAATAAGATCCAGGCTaagaattcattgaagaagaggaaaatttACGAGAatcaaaaggaaaagattgatTCACAAATTGAATCATTAGAACAACAATTATTCTCTATAGAATCTGctaatttgaatttggaaacAATGAAGGCAATGAAACAAGGTGCTATGGCAATGAAAACTATTCATAAGGGTataaatattgataaaGTGGATGAAACAATGGATGAAATTAGAGATCAAGTAGAATTAAGTGAAGAAATAAGTGAAGCCGTGTCAAGACCTGTGATGACTTCAAtgaatgatattgatgaggatgaattagatgaagaattagataTGTTGGCACAGgaatcaaatttgaatgaatctTTGAACGTGAAGGAACCAAtaccacaacaacaacaaaagaataaagtGGAACTACCAAATGTCCCTAATAATAAGATAGAAGAACCTCCAAAAGAacaagaggaggaagaagaagacgagGATGAAAGAGCTCTAAGAGAGCTACAAGCTGAAATGGGGCTTTGA
- the SDH3 gene encoding succinate dehydrogenase cytochrome b subunit SDH3 (ancestral locus Anc_2.423), with product MMLSRLGLGLPKTSATAAIRIGNRNINSALFSQSVRANTFNAIKLQSGRYFSHSRYLQNTTKSSKDEQDNSLLVKQRGNRPISPHLTIYQPQLTWYLSTCHRISLVFMGFGFYLITILFGAAGLLGFSDFNSNKLIDWYHTKISTPTKWAIKGSFAYLFTLHYGLAIRHLVWDMAKELSLKGVYRTGYGAMAFAALAGTYLLSL from the coding sequence ATGATGCTCAGCAGACTCGGACTAGGACTCCCCAAAACTTCCGCTACAGCTGCAATCAGGATCGGGAACCGCAACATCAATTCAGCTCTCTTCTCTCAATCTGTACGTGCTAACACTTTCAATGCCATCAAATTGCAATCTGGTAGATACTTTTCCCATTCTCGTTATCTCCAGAACACCACCAAAAGCAGCAAGGACGAGCAAGATAACAGTCTGTTAGTCAAACAAAGAGGAAATAGACCAATCTCACCTCATCTAACCATCTACCAACCGCAATTGACATGGTATTTGTCCACCTGTCATCGTATCTCTCTTGTCTTTATGGGGTTCGGATTTTATCTCATCACCATCCTCTTTGGTGCAGCAGGTTTATTAGGATTCTCGGATTTTAACTCTAACAAACTCATCGACTGGTACCATACAAAGATCTCTACACCAACTAAATGGGCAATCAAGGGTTCATTTGCCTATTTGTTTACTTTACATTACGGTCTAGCTATAAGACATCTCGTTTGGGATATGGCAAAGGAATTGTCCTTGAAGGGAGTATACAGAACAGGTTACGGAGCCATGGCCTTTGCTGCTCTAGCAGGCACTTATTTATTGAGTTTGTAA
- the TGL1 gene encoding sterol esterase (ancestral locus Anc_2.424) — translation MWAPFIGRISITDYLIVLVIYLESIISFFLRLIPNPIMNFFSSLINFTINIDDSSLEQRLRLAPTIHEMCAPFNITIEDHMVRTEDDYILTLHRIPPSAKRYNGKVVYLHHGLLMCSDIWCCQLERNKNLPFVLHDLGFDVWMGNNRGNKYSTAHLHKLPKSRKFWDFSIDEFAFFDIPNSIDFILKITHVEKLICVGFSQGSAQMFASFAINEYLNSKVAQFIAIAPAMTPRGLHNRIVDTFAKSSPTLMYLFFGRNILLPSAIVWLRTLHPAIFNFCIDFGNRILFNWRSLNISPQQKLISYSKLYSTTSVKSVVHWFQILRSQKFQMFEEQDNMFNSLTRPYQIARFPTRTNIKIPILLIYGGNDSLVDIKVMKKNLPETGVFDIKVENHEHLDLIWGEKTDTLVIAKVLKFIEFFEGVSRRNSIVIQNSLKTIENHTNNNNSILLEQVITPNKMGPTFRSPSQSLSIPPAIDSQHSPAATTSTMINRYNTYPKSNSRISQENIISSSSPRGSRPISPSSSSAVSSSLSSESELNTTNDGQLRSGIVVNSNNNTLTSLENDMKDDYDTEFEEKVRERNENKLQKRQLSRYLTNE, via the coding sequence atgtGGGCCCCCTTCATAGGAAGAATATCCATCACGGACTACCTCATAGTCCTTGTCATCTACCTGGAATCCataatatctttcttcttaCGACTCATACCaaatccaataatgaaCTTCTTCTCCTCCCTAATAAATTTTACTATAAACATTGATGACTCAAGTTTAGAACAAAGACTAAGACTGGCACCCACCATTCATGAAATGTGCGCCCCATTTAACATCACTATTGAGGACCACATGGTAAGAACAGAGGATGACTACATCCTTACCTTGCATAGAATCCCACCTTCTGCCAAGAGGTACAATGGTAAAGTGGTTTATTTGCATCACGGCTTGCTAATGTGCTCAGATATTTGGTGCTgtcaattggaaagaaataaaaacCTACCCTTTGTATTACACGATTTGGGGTTCGACGTTTGGATGGGCAATAACCGTGGGAACAAATATTCCACTGCTCATTTGCATAAGTTACCCAAATCAAGGAAATTTTGGGACttttccattgatgaattcgCATTCTTCGACATCCCAAACTCCATAgatttcattttgaaaattacACACGTCGAGAAATTGATATGTGTTGGGTTCTCCCAAGGGTCCGCTCAAATGTTTGCCTCGTTTGCCATTAACGAATATTTGAACTCTAAAGTTGCACAATTCATCGCTATTGCACCTGCAATGACTCCTCGAGGGTTACATAATAGAATTGTAGATACGTTTGCTAAATCTTCACCAACTTTAATGTACCTCttctttggaagaaatattttgttgcCCAGCGCCATTGTATGGTTGAGAACCTTACATCCTGccatttttaatttctgTATCGATTTCGGTAATAGAATCCTTTTTAATTGGAGATCTTTGAACATTTCACCACAACAGAAATTAATctcatattcaaaattgtATTCCACTACGAGTGTGAAATCAGTGGTACATTGGTTCCAAATATTGAGATCCCAAAAGTTTCAAATGTTTGAAGAACAGGATAATATGTTCAATTCGTTAACGAGGCCTTACCAGATTGCTAGGTTCccaacaagaacaaatatcaagataccaatattattaatctACGGCGGGAATGACTCCTTAGTGGATATCAAagtaatgaagaaaaatctaCCGGAAACGGGAGTTTTCGATATTAAAGTGGAAAATCACGAACATCTTGATTTAATTTGGGGGGAGAAGACTGATACATTGGTCATTGCTAAAGTGcttaaatttattgaattttttgaaggtGTTTCCAGAAGAAACTCCATCGTCATTcaaaattcattaaagaCTATCGAAAATcataccaataataataattccatTCTCTTGGAACAAGTAATCACACCAAATAAAATGGGCCCCACCTTTAGATCTCCATCACAATCATTATCCATCCCACCAGCAATCGACTCTCAGCACAGTCCAGCGGCAACAACTTCCACTATGATTAACAGGTATAATACATATCCAAAGAGTAACAGTAGAATTTctcaagaaaatatcatttcCTCGTCCTCACCAAGGGGATCAAGACCAATttcaccatcttcttcatcggcGGTATCATCTAGTCTAAGTTCCGAATCAGAATTAAACACGACGAACGATGGGCAATTACGATCAGGTATTGTTGTTAAtagcaataataatactttgacttcattggaaaatgatatGAAGGACGATTACGATACAGAATTTGAGGAAAAAGTGAGAGAGAGGAACGAAAATAAGCTTCAAAAAAGGCAATTGAGTAGATACTTAACTAATGAATGA